Proteins encoded within one genomic window of Flavobacterium gilvum:
- a CDS encoding winged helix-turn-helix domain-containing protein translates to MKNIIQNINKAFDHRIRLGIMSVLMVNESADFNTLKELLGVTDGNLASHTKALELENYIVIEKQFIGKKPNTSYRTTKEGRKAFQDHIDALEKLIQKR, encoded by the coding sequence TTGAAAAATATTATTCAAAATATAAACAAAGCATTTGACCACCGTATTCGACTCGGAATCATGTCGGTTCTGATGGTCAATGAATCTGCAGATTTCAATACCCTGAAGGAATTATTGGGTGTTACTGACGGCAATTTGGCGAGCCATACCAAAGCTTTGGAACTAGAAAATTACATTGTCATCGAAAAACAATTTATAGGCAAAAAACCAAACACAAGTTACAGGACAACCAAAGAAGGACGCAAAGCCTTTCAGGATCACATCGATGCGCTCGAAAAATTAATACAAAAACGCTAA
- a CDS encoding YiiX family permuted papain-like enzyme, with the protein MKKTKYIFAIVTFLMSFGCALFIANSMFGNILFGARPVSFLNKIKEGDMIFQTSQSKQCEAVRIATNSKFSHCGIVFIEKGKKYVFEAVQPVKYTLITDWIAHGKDNHFVVTRLKKSSEILNSQILQKMKNYAEGLKNRDYDLYFEWSDDKIYCSELIWKIYKNGAGIELCPLQKLKDFNLSDKRVQAILTERYGTKIPLDESVVAPANLEQSKMVTTIIDTY; encoded by the coding sequence ATGAAAAAAACGAAATATATTTTTGCCATAGTTACTTTCTTGATGAGTTTTGGATGCGCATTGTTTATCGCAAATTCCATGTTTGGAAATATTCTTTTTGGTGCCAGACCAGTTTCTTTTTTAAATAAAATAAAAGAAGGAGATATGATTTTTCAAACATCCCAATCCAAACAATGTGAAGCTGTGAGGATTGCAACAAATTCCAAATTTTCACATTGCGGCATTGTATTTATTGAGAAAGGGAAAAAATATGTTTTTGAAGCAGTACAACCCGTAAAATACACCCTCATCACAGATTGGATTGCCCATGGAAAAGACAATCATTTTGTGGTGACACGATTAAAAAAGTCATCAGAAATTTTGAATTCACAAATTCTGCAAAAAATGAAAAACTACGCAGAGGGATTAAAAAACAGAGACTATGATCTATATTTTGAATGGTCTGACGATAAAATATATTGTTCTGAATTGATTTGGAAAATTTATAAGAACGGAGCTGGAATTGAACTGTGCCCACTTCAAAAATTAAAGGATTTTAACCTGTCTGATAAACGGGTGCAAGCAATCTTGACAGAAAGATACGGAACCAAAATTCCGCTTGATGAAAGCGTTGTAGCCCCAGCAAATCTAGAACAATCCAAAATGGTAACCACTATAATTGACACGTATTAA
- a CDS encoding DUF1801 domain-containing protein, whose translation MKLTDEYIYKQPEKFKFIVLHLISVFEREIPELKLLYKWGVPYFYYKNKPFCYLAPNHKKGFVDAGFARGFQLKENQNSLVGEKRNTVKSLRYYNLEEIDNVVLLAVIREAVTLY comes from the coding sequence ATGAAGTTAACAGATGAATACATCTATAAGCAGCCTGAAAAGTTCAAATTCATTGTTCTGCATTTGATAAGCGTTTTTGAAAGAGAAATTCCCGAATTGAAGTTACTTTACAAATGGGGTGTACCTTATTTTTATTATAAGAATAAACCGTTTTGTTATTTGGCTCCCAATCATAAAAAAGGTTTTGTTGATGCAGGTTTTGCAAGAGGATTTCAGCTTAAGGAAAATCAGAACTCTCTTGTTGGCGAAAAAAGGAATACTGTAAAATCGCTGAGGTATTATAATTTGGAAGAAATTGATAATGTTGTTTTGCTTGCAGTAATCAGAGAAGCTGTGACGTTATATTAA
- the creD gene encoding cell envelope integrity protein CreD, with product METQENQNSSPVSFFQSLFQSTTAKMLMVGFLTLILLIPLEFVKSLINERSNRQEEVISEINGKWGEKVFFYGPILKVPYITFEETLSINQKTNETLKQQKAITKYAYFFPEDLKAKSNVNTKLLNRNNYESVVFSSKMNFEGSYIQPDFSSKNIPSENIQWNKTTILIKTTNLKSIKDEVKINLGGTKFTFEPVYSSNVNDSTQALETGFIDLKNTLKTGKTNFDFDITYNGSKQIKMVPIGKTTLLNMQSNWAAPSFTGNFLPDDKTKKIDNNGFVANWKILHINRAFSQQFFEILPNLDTYAFGVDFVIPVNQYQQNERAAKYGFLVIGLTFLVFFLIQSISKIKIHIFQYAMIGLALILFYTLLISITEHSSFTKAYLIAATAVISLISLYSVSILKGKKFPLFIAAALTGLYTFIYVIIQLENYALLVGSIGLFSILAAVMYFSRKIDWNK from the coding sequence ATGGAAACTCAAGAAAATCAAAACTCATCCCCAGTCTCTTTTTTTCAATCCCTTTTTCAATCAACAACTGCCAAAATGCTGATGGTGGGATTTTTAACCCTTATTTTGCTCATTCCTCTAGAATTTGTCAAAAGCCTCATAAATGAGCGTTCCAATCGTCAGGAAGAAGTTATCTCCGAAATCAATGGCAAATGGGGAGAAAAAGTCTTTTTTTACGGTCCAATCCTAAAAGTACCTTACATCACTTTTGAAGAAACACTGTCCATCAATCAAAAAACAAACGAAACACTGAAACAGCAAAAGGCAATTACCAAATATGCTTATTTTTTTCCAGAAGACTTAAAAGCAAAATCCAATGTAAACACCAAATTACTTAATAGAAACAATTACGAATCGGTTGTTTTTAGTTCCAAAATGAATTTTGAAGGTTCTTACATTCAGCCGGATTTTAGTAGCAAAAATATTCCTTCTGAAAATATTCAATGGAATAAAACTACCATACTGATAAAAACCACTAATCTAAAAAGCATCAAAGACGAGGTAAAAATCAATCTTGGCGGAACCAAATTTACTTTTGAACCCGTTTACAGCAGTAATGTAAACGACTCAACCCAAGCCCTTGAAACCGGTTTTATAGATTTGAAAAACACTTTGAAAACAGGAAAAACCAACTTTGATTTCGACATCACATACAACGGAAGCAAGCAAATAAAAATGGTTCCTATTGGCAAAACAACGCTTTTAAATATGCAATCCAACTGGGCAGCTCCAAGTTTTACAGGTAATTTCCTTCCCGATGACAAAACCAAGAAAATTGATAACAACGGATTTGTTGCCAATTGGAAAATCCTCCATATCAACAGGGCATTTTCGCAACAATTTTTTGAAATATTACCCAATTTGGACACTTATGCTTTTGGAGTTGACTTTGTGATTCCGGTAAACCAATACCAACAAAATGAAAGAGCAGCAAAATATGGTTTTCTAGTGATTGGCTTAACATTTCTAGTTTTCTTCCTAATCCAATCCATCAGCAAAATTAAAATTCATATTTTCCAGTATGCGATGATTGGACTAGCATTGATTTTATTTTACACACTGCTAATTTCTATCACTGAGCACAGCAGTTTCACAAAAGCCTATCTTATCGCAGCTACGGCAGTTATTTCATTGATATCGCTTTACTCTGTTTCGATTCTAAAAGGAAAAAAATTTCCTTTATTTATAGCGGCAGCACTCACAGGCCTTTATACTTTTATTTATGTTATTATCCAACTAGAAAACTACGCTCTTTTGGTAGGAAGCATTGGTTTGTTTTCAATCCTTGCAGCGGTTATGTATTTTTCAAGAAAAATTGACTGGAATAAATAA
- a CDS encoding YeeE/YedE family protein, producing MEIFFQTWPWYVSGFIIGMVMLLLTYFGKSFGMSSNLQSLCSMTGLGKRFEYFNFDWKGNIWNYVVVLGAMAGGFVAVHFMGDPENVTINPKTIAQLSQMGIDAPNGHLMPQALFGEQIWQSPKSILILLGGGVLIGFGTRYAGGCTSGHAISGLSNLQLPSLKAVIAFFIGGLIMSHFLLPLFF from the coding sequence ATGGAAATATTTTTTCAAACTTGGCCTTGGTATGTGTCGGGTTTTATAATAGGAATGGTGATGTTGCTGCTGACTTATTTCGGAAAGAGTTTTGGAATGTCAAGTAATCTGCAGTCTTTATGTTCGATGACAGGACTTGGGAAACGTTTCGAATATTTTAATTTTGACTGGAAAGGAAACATCTGGAATTACGTAGTGGTTTTGGGAGCTATGGCGGGTGGCTTTGTAGCCGTTCATTTTATGGGAGATCCCGAAAATGTTACTATTAACCCAAAAACGATAGCACAGCTTTCACAAATGGGAATTGATGCTCCAAATGGACATTTGATGCCTCAGGCATTATTCGGAGAGCAAATTTGGCAATCGCCAAAAAGTATTTTAATTCTCCTGGGAGGTGGTGTTTTAATTGGTTTTGGAACGCGATACGCCGGCGGATGTACTTCTGGACACGCAATTTCAGGATTGAGTAATTTGCAATTGCCTTCTTTGAAAGCGGTTATAGCGTTCTTTATAGGAGGATTGATTATGTCACATTTTTTATTACCCTTATTTTTTTAG
- the kdsA gene encoding 3-deoxy-8-phosphooctulonate synthase, translating into MNIQNIPQIKHTESGNFFLLAGPCAIEGEEMALRIAERLVNITDKLEIPYVFKGSFKKANRSRIDSFSGIGDEKALKILEKVSKTFGVPTVTDIHTNEDAAMAAAYVDVLQIPAFLVRQTDLVVAAAKTGKVVNLKKGQFMSPESMKHAVQKVLDCDNQNVMVTDRGTMFGYQDMIVDYRGIPTMQQYATTVLDVTHSLQQPNQTAGVTGGRPDMIETVAKAGIAVGVDGIFIETHFDPANAKSDGANMLHLDYFEPLMKKLVAIRKTINQF; encoded by the coding sequence ATGAACATACAGAATATACCGCAAATCAAACATACTGAGAGCGGTAACTTTTTTTTGCTTGCAGGTCCTTGCGCCATTGAAGGCGAAGAAATGGCTTTAAGAATCGCTGAAAGACTAGTAAATATTACTGATAAACTTGAAATCCCTTACGTTTTCAAAGGATCTTTCAAGAAAGCGAATCGTTCCAGAATAGACAGTTTCTCAGGAATTGGTGATGAAAAAGCACTAAAAATACTTGAAAAAGTTTCCAAAACATTTGGTGTACCTACCGTAACTGATATTCATACCAATGAAGATGCCGCTATGGCCGCCGCCTATGTCGATGTTTTACAAATCCCTGCTTTCCTTGTTCGCCAAACCGACTTGGTGGTAGCTGCCGCCAAAACAGGAAAAGTTGTCAACCTGAAAAAAGGACAATTCATGAGTCCGGAAAGTATGAAGCATGCTGTACAAAAAGTATTGGACTGCGATAATCAAAACGTTATGGTAACTGATCGCGGAACTATGTTTGGATACCAGGATATGATCGTGGATTACCGCGGTATCCCAACAATGCAGCAATATGCGACAACTGTACTGGATGTAACCCATTCGTTGCAACAACCAAACCAAACCGCTGGAGTAACTGGAGGAAGACCAGATATGATTGAAACTGTCGCCAAAGCCGGTATTGCTGTGGGTGTCGATGGTATTTTTATAGAAACCCATTTTGATCCTGCAAATGCCAAAAGTGACGGTGCCAATATGTTACACCTAGACTACTTCGAGCCATTAATGAAAAAATTGGTTGCCATTAGAAAAACCATAAATCAATTCTAA